The DNA sequence AGTTTATAATCTCGATTCTTTTGGATGCAGGAAAAAATAATCGAAGATGACTCTTTCTCCTGAATGGTAACTGGTGCTTCCGGTAACGCCTTCTGAATAAGAATATTATTATTTTCAAGAAGTGGACTTCGTCTTCTTGAGCTTTTTTCGATTTCACCAGCTTCATGAAAAATGCTATCAGAATAAAATACAACTGAGACCATCATTCCCGACAATACCAGTGAAATTTATATCCACAAAGCAAACTTCAGTCATATGTTAAAAATCTGATAACAAAGTCTGCTTTTATgctaaatcagaaaaataaaagtTAGCTAAAATATGTATTTTTAATATTATGACATGAAAATTTTAAATACGAGCATGTCTAAACAATTGGTATTAGATTACTATtaataagaaaagagagatttaagAGTTTATTGCATTCCAAATATTTGGAATTCCCATTCCAGTTTAAGCAAATTCATGTTCATAACATCCAATAATTAACACGGATTTAAGAAACATGGGAAGATCAGAGTTATTctaatgataaaataaattttggGTTAGCTATAACCGGTCATTAGAATATATAAACACACAAAAGTAGTCCGTGGAATGTAAGTTACACTACAATTCTACTCCACTACAAGAAGCATAAGACCATTAGGCTCAAGATTAGTATTTGATACTCCTCCAGATCTAAATTTAAAGGACATATATATTAATGTCAAAAAATAGGATCCAAGAATGTGATTGTCAATGTAAATGCTAACCATCAAATTGAAATGCCTCAATGTTATAGTATTTTCAATCATTTTCTCCATAGAAAGATTAAATATAATAAATGTAACAACTGGGAAATTACTACTGTTTTGTAAAATATTAAGTGagtattatgtgttttattatatcaTAAATAAGTATTGATCATAATATGTTAAATGTTATGTGTTGTATATGTTCCGTATGGTTCAAGATATATTTCGGGAATTTTATTACATGTTAAATAGATTTATATTAAAAGTTATACTATCCAGGTTTTATTTTAATAGCTGTTATTTTGTATTGAGCAATTGGCCTCATTTTTGCATAATATGGCATATACCATATTGATTTTCCGAACATctagttaatttattaaatatttcgttttgcaaaaataatttttccgagCCCCTACAGGTACTCAGAAGCCcagaaaaatcatatttttatttttacaaaattacgagactttcaaatattcaatattttgcatttttggattattcataatttttgggaaattttggcatgtattttataattatgtgaaattaaaattttaaaaattattccccataaattactaattaaaggctaattaattttattaagagATATAATTAAGGCCTAAATTATAATTAGCGGtatttttctgtaattataatagaattatttttattattaattttttaaatattataaaaatttagaaaaaaatcaaaaaaaattgaGAGAGTTACGGTTAGGGTTCTTGGACTGTTCTTGGAGATCGAAGCAGATTTGATCATGTTAGGAGTATTAGAATCTGAAATGTGAGTAACTATTTTGAAACTTGAATCTTATTCTATTAGACTGTCTAATCAAaatcatatcatcaacataggtactcatttttaattttaatttttcgGGTTTAATTCGAATTAGGGTGTTTTAATTTGAGATTGTTTTGATTTAATTGCTTGATGTATAGTTATATATCGTTGAATTTGCAGTCGATTTGTACTGGTTTTGTGATTTTTTGTTTACGTTTCTAGTTCGCTTGGAAACGCTGTCACCGGAGATCTTGAACTTTCTGCTCATTTTGTTGATTGTTTACTGCTTTAATCTATGGGTTAGCCTTGTATAGGCATAAGGAATAATTTTTGTTTGGTTTTGTTGAGTTCTAGGTCAATTTTAATCGACGTTACCGGAAAACTTCGAACTCGTCGCTGACGTCATTCGGTTtatggccggagaagacgatacAACAATCGTCTGTTGTTTTTTAGCATGAAGTTGTGTTGCTGTGTTGATGGGGAAGGAAATTGACTGAAAACCGTGATGAAATGGTGATGTTTGGGCTCGAATTGGAGCTCGTCAAAATAGTGGAGGGGCTGCCGAATTTTTCCGGATTTCGGCGGGTCAAGCGGGTTCTTGACGACCCATTTTCTGACCCGTTTGACCCAGATTGTTGACCCGATTTTGATCCATTCCAACCCAAAACCCATTTTCAAAAACTGTTTTCGGATTTcatttttagttttaaaaattaaaaaatcagttttatatatttaaataaattgattaattaatttaattaattaattttataaataaatctgaattattttaaatgtattccaaaattcaaaatttatttattatttattatttatttaaattgattaattactTTGATAATAAATCCGTTTATTTAAAGAGTTTGttttaaattcatttaatttccaaaaattatggaaaattatttttaattttgatttttcctaaataattatttaaaaatataataaatattcaattaatttgaataatcaaatattttgattattaattagattattcttattaattgaatattaattgaacCATTTTTCCATTTTAAATGAAACGAACACTCTCAGCATCAGAAAAATGATATGTTTCCAATGAAATTAGTTTCAAATACCAATTTCTTTTAAAAACAAATCGGCTTTTGAtagttatttatttatagacTCCCTTAATTAGGAATAAAggttgaataaattcaaaaaaaatagtGTACGGGTCAGATATTATACAATAATGTGTATAATGACtcgattttaattctaaaattattttactAACCTAAGTGACTATCTGACTTATGTGCTACGTGATTTATATGATTAATCGAGTCTTAAATGCTAGTCTTAATTATTCTACGAGCTATTTGTTATCTTATGGGTAGACTATACGGGTTAAGTGGACGGACTTCGAATCAAATTGCAGTTTCCATTTTCGCCTACAAAAATGCAATATCACTATATAATATAAAAGTGAACTTTGTTAACTTAGTAAGAAGGATCAGTAGTGCGAACACCCAAATGACTTAGCACATCTAGTTTGTACTTGAGCAGTACAATTTGAATCTAATGCATTGGTTTGGTTGGTTTTAAGTGTCACTGATTTTATGTTATCCATTTAACACAGTATAATCATCAACTATAATAAACTATTCAGTATCGAGTCTATTAACATAAACCtgtaaataaataaattgtaaaCGGATTATCATTTTCAAATGACTATTATTTTTTAGTATAGCCTAACAAATTTATAatcgaaaacactttaaatatACCTAAAATtcattatattataaaatatataaaaataaaattaaaaataaaattccaAAATCAATGATATTCTTGAATGATGTATATTAATGACATAACTAATGCCTCTTTTTGCCTCTTCCAAATGGACTGACATGCACAAATGAAAAGAATCAAAATATATTACCATCAAAGTTTCAATAAATTATATAAAGTTAGAGAAAAATAACAATCTAACTTTCGGTTGACAGGTATTCCTTGCATCGGAGTGACTGAATTCTTGAAATTATGCATAGCTACATGCATGGTCATCCTGCTGCAATTATAAAGTCACATATATAAGAAAAATGATAATTTCAATATTAATGTATATGAAATAACAAAATAACCTAATGATACATAATTTAATACAACAAATATCgaaaactaaatatcaaacataAACATATAAAATCTGTTTGGAGCTCTGAACCTGATTTAATAATTCATGAAATAATATATTCGATATTCAATTAGGTTATATATGAATCCACAATATACGACAAATTAATCACGTATATAAAACATGTATATATACACATACCTATTTCAACATTCGATTAGGAGGTATGGTGGGGTATGGTGAAATTATTGCTCGCTTCCTCCATCGGCAAGAATCACATATTTATGAACAAAAGatttacaatttttaaaaatattatttaccaTTACAGCACGCTATTCAGAGTGATAGTGCATATCAAACTAGATGAAACCATCTACGATCATTGTTCTCAATTAAACAATAATATGTCATTGCATCATTTTAATAAATTCACTTAGACTAATTAATACAATATAACATACTCCgaagaaaatataaattatatgtGTGTTCTAAAATTATCTTAAAAAGAAAGTAATCATTGCACATATATACCTGATAAAATGATAATTATTTCCCTCCGATGAGATAAATGGAGGAATCTTCGACGATTGAGTACAACTACAATAGATAAATGAATAGATTAGTGATATAAATGAATGATATGATGATGATAGAATCTAAATTGACAGGCATATAAAAACATGTATAGACTTACATATACACGAAGATAAGTTGTAACCTTGAACTTTGGCTGATGGAGAAGATTAACATTTGACTAAGAAGAAGAGAGTGATAATAATgaaatttaattacaatttaaataCATATCTTGCATCTATTGTGGTATGAAAGTATCACTAGACTGAAATAAGTACTTCTACTGAAGTGATGATGAGAGCAGTTATAATTGTGATTATCAATTTAGAGATTTAAAATTCAACAAAAAAAGACATGTAAACTTACCAAATTTAAATTTCAAACGAAGTGATATCAATCCTAAGTGATCCAATTTTTGAAAACAAATTGATGGATTATTTCCATGATTTTTGggattgttgaatgatttgtgTATATATCATATCATATGTATGTATAATTATTGTATTAGCAGAACAAATTTGGCTGTGTTGCACAGCCTAATAACCTCATTTGTTAGGTGAATTTACCAAAATGAccttaaattttaaattttactGGATAACATTTTAGAGAAAAAGGTAAGATGGTAAATTTCTTGTTTTCTTCACTTGCATAaattaagatatatatatatatatatatatagagagagagagagagagtctaaactccaatacaaactaaattaaaatacaaactacAAACTATACCACACCCAATTTAAATATACCCTCCCACACACAACTTCACCTAATTTCtttcatttttaattaaatttttccCGTTAATTGGTGAGCTCTCTTTAAGATCTAACTTCATTATATTTTTCTACATCATCCAACAATCAGTATGAATACTATATTTGATATATTTTGGtgataaatcactaattatgcCTACAGGAATCACTAAAATTTATTGGTTCCTGGAATAGTACTTATTTCATCTTAGTAATTCGGGTAAGATTAAATACTGACTTGTCGTAAAAATATAGCAAATATGTTATGCAAATTGATGAGTGTGAGATGGAAAAATATACAGtgaatttattttttaaaaacgTTAATCGGCTAATGAGAAAAGTCAAATTAAAAATAAAGGGAAAAATATATACATGAATACATAGTGCACAAGGAGGAGAGAGAAAGGGATTAAATATGCGGTTGTTATTGGTTTGTAGTTTGTATTATAAAATTGGTAATGGTGATTGTTATTTACTTCCAATCAATAACATTGtgatttgtagaagggggttgaatacaaatcaAACTTTTCTCAAACTTGAACTTTAAGATTTATTAAACAGAAATAAAAACAcatgttagtcccaaagtatcttagaagggggggttgaatatgatacctacaatctttttttATTCATTACAAGTTCTTCATTATATAtacggaatcaaaatagacacgAAATAATTCcaggaatatattattttattaatataaaccttgaggttgctataATCTAATCAATTTaatgattagctacaataaattcgaCAACACAACAATATGTTTAAAAGCTTAAACATATAGAGCCTTTACTGGAGCTTCGTAAAAATGCAGTTGGTTGCTGAGGAAGATAACTGAACGAAATGAATTCATTCTGCTACTTTTGTAGTCTTCAATTTCTTTGGACAGGTGGCATGATTATATACACACAATTCAATTAAATTACATCTGTTTGTTCAATGAAAATAATCAAGTGATTTACTGGCGACCAGAGTGGGTTATATTGCTTTGTCCTTCTTACTTGAGACCATAAGGTAATGATGTTACcttaaaaatatttctctgaCTTGTTATTGGCAACCACAAGCTAGTAGACTCCTTCTGTACTGACTTGCGACCACAGAGTGAAAGGTTGCCTTAGAGTATTCACATTTACTGGCGATTACAGGAACTATGGTTTACTTAACCATTTTTCTTGCATCTACTTCTAACCTGCGACCATAAGGCAACTTTTCTTTACCTTAGAATCAATTCTATCTTGCGACCATTTAACAAGAAGCTATACATTCTTTACTTGCAACCACTAGTATAAAATACGACACTATCTTTCAATAATTATATCAATAATAATTATTCAGTATAACTGTATTAAGTCATTTCTGATATGTTGATGCTTGGTGCACTGTTTTGGTTTATAAACAACTAACATGAATTGATTTAATTCAATTTCTTCTGCAGTTCTGAACTGATACCTCTTGATTGATTATTTATTGCTTCAATCACTAAACCCCTAATCTGtaatacttcaaatcaaatcATTTCACTGACAATGGAAGTTCTTTGATATTTTATTCTTCACGGAGGCTTggacatattaatgaacttcttcccatgacctGGTTACGGACTTAGAGCATTAATTCCatcttttgatttttttaattatccagtcttcatcttcagggttcctgtgcttcacagtttaatattatttatctgttTATGTTTCAttttgagttataattcctcgattacaAATTATGTTatattatgctttacaatctccccctatttgtttgttagagttcgacaagcaaatccctaaggataactcaactgaaaATAAGAAAAATTATAATCTAAAAATAGAGAATAATATTAAATGCATTCTGGATTACATATACAATTCAAGATTTCTTATATTACACATTACAAAGAAAtattcctctagcctgaacagaTAATCTAAGTCTTCTTTCTCTTTGTCTTTTTTAACCTCTTGCCTTGACTACCTTCTCCTTCCTGAGTGGATTGAGTCTGAACAGACTTTCTCTTGGTATGTTTCTTCCTTGGATCTGATGTCCTTATTGATTCTGGAAGAGATGTTATTTTGCTTTGATTCATGAGATCATTCAGTCTTGCTTGCACAGAATCCCGAACTTATATTTCAAGTGCATTAATTAGAGTTGGATTGTTCAGTTCATTAAGTATTAATTGAAGATATCTGACCTTGGAGCATTTAAGAATAAGATCAAACAATAATGTAGACCTTCTTGCCATTATGAAAATAGTTATCCTTTTGGGATGTCCTCGTACCCTCTTGGTATCGTTGACAGATTATTCTTCCAATACATCTTCAAGAATCTCCATGATTGGAATTAGTGCAACCGTGTCTGTTTTGCATGTAGAACCTTTAACATCCAGCAAGGCTTGCTTTATTGAGTCTAATTCACTTTCTCTGAAGTATTTGATCTTAATCTTCTTTTTGTTGATCTCAGAGACTAGATCCCCTTCATCATCTATGCTGATAATAGGTTCACTATCTTTTAAAAGATCAATCTCTACAACTCCATTAATAAACACCATCTCATGATATGCTATGGTTAGCTTCTCCATGTCTTTCTCAGAATCTCTGATCATCTTGGTATTCAGTCTgtaagcatatagaacttcaaCAACTCTGAGATTTGCTTTTGATCTTCTCACTCATGGAGCTTCCAGTTTGGCCCTCTTGCTTCTTAGTTGACTTTCCAAAAAAGAGAGTTATTGATAACGAATGAGTCTTAAGTGGTCATCAGATAATGAGATATTCTGCATTCTACCATCTACAAATACTTTGATCACAAATGGTTGAAAGAATGCTTGAGGAGACACATCCATCATCATCTTTCGAAGCCTATGTCTGAAGTTATCATTCTCATTTAATGTCGACCATGGGATCTTTGAGGTCAGGTCAAACAGTTCAACAATGTTAAGCTTTTTTAGAACACTTGTGGATATCTTTATTTGGACTCCATCAAGGTGGTTAATATTAATCCTCCATCCATTCTTTAGAACATTCACAGTGGTACTAGTGATCACTTATTTGAACATGTGATAGAACTCATGAATGTTGTTATAGAGTATTCTGAACTTTTCCACAATGTTTAGATGATTCATGTTGCCAGTTTCTAATTTAAGATAGATTTATGGTTTGTACATTTTCCTTTTTATGTACTCCCATTTACTTGTTCTTCTGTTCTCTCGAATATATGCTTTTATTGCTTCTCTAGCTTCCTTTCTCTGAATGGCTCTTTACACTCTTGCTTTTGATCTCTCTACCTCATCTTGAATTGCTTTATAAGATAGTTTAATCTCTTCAGTCATTCCATAGTACAAGTAGTCATCTGAGAATGCATCTTTATCTTCATATTCTTCATATTTTGTGATCATCTTTCTTTCTACCATCTCTACCTCTTCAAAAGTGGGTTCACATCCCATGGGAACTTTCCTTTCATCTATCTCCCCTTCCTTCAATCCTTCCAACTCAGTAAATAGGGTCATTGGGGCATATATCTCAGATAGAAGATTTCTCTAAGCCTTAATGACTTGGCTCAGAAGATCTTGTTTAGATGTTGATTGATCCCGCTAAGTCGTAGAACCCTTCTCAGCAGTTCTTGATTTGATTAACACCCTTTCGTCAATACTCACTtattcttcttccttttcttcatTTAGCTCATCTCCAAACTCATCATATCCAATGTCATGAATTAAATCGACAGCAGCAGCTACTTTTTCTTGCTCCACCCTTTTCTCTCCCTCAGTTGTGTTATCTTTCAGAGCTGGGGTTGATTGAGCAGGCAAGATCAAGTTAGGGATCTCTTGAATAGATGATTCTGAAATAGACACTTGCTTGCTGACCGAGGTCTTTGGCCCAATACTGGAAAGAACTATTTCAGTGGAGACATGGATTGACacttgcttgctaactgagataTTTGGCTCAATATTGGTAATTGCCTTTCCCTTCAATGATTGTGAGAGAGATTTCTCCATGAATTCCCGTAAGCTTGTAAATGACGCTTGTTGAAGTTCAAGCTACTCGGAAAGACGTGCAATATATTGATCCCTGATAGACAATTCATTCTCGAGATATTGATTCTTTAGAGCCAATTGTTCTTTGAGATAACCATCTTTCAATGCCAACTGCTCTTCAAGATAAGATTTTGTTACATATTGTGACATATCTATAGGTGTGATTTGGGTGGTAGGTGTGTCACTAGTTTCTCGCGGTGTTTTACTCAGCACTCTATCACTCAGTTTCGGGATTGGTATTTTACTCATCCTCACAGATACACTCCGCTCATAGCTCCAAGATCCAGAAGAATTACCTGTAAGAAATACCGGAGCCATCCTTAAGGATGTCAGCAGTGGTGCAATGAGAGTTTCGCGATTCCCGATCCTTGTAGAAGACAAGTTGCATGTCATCATGAGATGACTGGTCCAGAGTTGGAATCTCTGGGAGGATCAATGAGGCCGTCATATTTGGCCTCTATTCCTCAGGTTCCTCTAGTTTCGGTGAAGACACTTTTCCCTTAGGCTAACCAATTGAATCTGGTTCATCGCTAATGGGTTTCCTATCCGCACCTATGTCGGATCccctatccgcagatgcatccaggtttattattCCCGGGGAGGTAAGTGTTGTGATAGATGTGGCAGCAATTACAACACtttctcctaacacctgtaaaggcagttgatccattgaaggaccttaAACAGGATATTATAACCGTAATATGGTTGAATGCCCCGTTACATTCAATTTATCCTCACCAAATAATGATCTTCTAATTATTTCATTTACATCTTCAAGAGCTTAAATATTGGACGGTGTGTTTGACTCAATACAGGATGTCGTGGCCGATGAGCAATTTTCAATAGAactaccttgttgagaagatgaatCTAGTACCTGTTTAAGTGCCTTTTTAGCCATGGTATCCTTTTCAGAAGATACTTAGGAGGTTACAGTTGCCTTGGAATATTTCTCTGACTTGTTACTGGTGACTACAAGCTAGTAGACTCCTTCTATACTGACTTGCGACCACAGGATGAAAGGTTGCCTTAGAGTATTCACATTTACTAGCGACCACAGGAACTATGGTTTACTTAACCATTTTTCTTGCATCAACTTCGAACCTGCGACCATAAGGAGACTTTTCTTTTCCTTAGAATCAATTTTATCTTATGACCATTTAACAAGAAGCTATGTATTCTTTACTTGCGAGTACTAGTATAAAATATGACTTAGCATATTTTCCCTTTATGGTCTTCAATAATTGTATCAATATCAATTAATTCTGTATAACTGAATTAATCCCTTTCTCATATGTTGATGCTTGGTGCACTGGTCTAGTTCATAAACAACTAACATGAATTTATTTAATTCAATTTTTCTGTAGTTCTAAACTGATACATCTTGATTGATTATTCATTGATTCGATCACTGAACCCCTAATCTAtaatacttcaaatcaaatcatttcactgacactggaagtcctttgacatcttattcttcatggaggcttgaacatattaatgaacttcttcctaTGACCCGATTAAGGACTTAAAGCAATAAttccatcttttgattctttgtatttatccagtcttcatctttagggttgctgtgcttcacagtttaatattatgtatttgtttctgtttcatgttgagttataattcctcgattacataTTACTTTATATTATGCTTTACAACACCAGATATAAAAATTTCAGGTGAAAACTTCATAAACTTATTTCTTACTTCAAATAATGTATctacttgatttatatattatcAAGTTATAATTTTACTAGACAACAAAATATTAAATGTCTCAATATTCAGCTAGATTGCTTCtacattccttctcttgatcCTCGAATTGGTTTTCTTGATCTTGATTCCTGAACCCTAAGTCAAATTTATTATGTATAGAttttaggtaatgaatcacacacagggggggtgaatgcgttttctgattttaggcttttctagaaggataatggttgaacaaattaaattaaatcttgtatagtaaagtgttcatgcagaaattaaacttgcatgAAATAAAGAATACAGatctttaaaactcacttaatttttgtattaaaaattaagatgctttggtacaaaatttctaagctctttaaagagctcagcttcttctcaagagtgttacaagaatttttatCTAATTTGTTACCTCTAACTAGAGGatcagtgttaactttatagctcagttaactgttggtttacataGTGgactaaactgtcacttgtcatttctatttatagaaaagcaaatcttgTCATAGCATATCTTTAAGATCCaatgtttactttaatcttcctctattagttaatctttgccattgatcttgtacactcttcaagctgctttttgtagacttgtcaatccagctgttggattgtttgttgattgttcatcttggatattaaactgatctacaattctgtactttgagactgtacttcgagatctccagtttgattcatttgaacacttgatatctcgacaagtataaaggcttatcgagatgtctggtactccataatgagtttggcttttagaggtcttcagctcatcgagatctctagtcttcataacttcacttgacttgtagatatctctgagttctcgaatgactatagacttgtcgataactctgagttctctagtgaaggaatgacttgttgatatctttttgagttctcgagtaactttcctaacttctctactcccggtggatattgcttatccgttgagtagatattgctcatcggTCAAGTAGTtgtatagcttatccgtcgagtagatattgctcatctgtcgagtagatgttattcatccatcgagtagatatatatagctcatccatcgagtagatattgcttatccgtcggtactctctggagtttgaatgacttatcgataagtcattctggagttcttgaatgacttctctataacattaaatctgtgacttgtagatatcttgacttagaaaacttttatccaaacagatttattcaactccaagcttcttcaaaattcttctgaggcatgatcttcttgatcttcttccagatagaatccttaggcttgagactgttttaggaaaaagactctaggctgctcctttgcatttttacagactttaagtgttacaagtacataatacaaatttagataacaatacaacttacttaggattgaccccaagcttaactgattgctaatgacattttcagcttcagtaatctttgatatcatctattatatattacaatctcccccaacttgttcattatgaaataaTGCACAAGTTCTagttgatgatgtcaaaactttatctaAATGCAGAACCCAATTTCCCCATCTGATCTTCTTTTGTGACTTGCAGAGTagcatttagatttattcttcctTCTCCCCTTATCAAGAAAAGATTCCCTCCCCCTCCCTATCaagaaaataatattattatctGGAAACATCCATTAGTTGTTTTGGCATTcagatatattctcccccttttgaCATTATCTTCAGGAAGAAAGATCCATCTATATGCACATTGTTCAATCTTTTGTCAATATTCAAGT is a window from the Apium graveolens cultivar Ventura chromosome 1, ASM990537v1, whole genome shotgun sequence genome containing:
- the LOC141719851 gene encoding uncharacterized protein LOC141719851 isoform X1, giving the protein MLIFSISQSSRLQLIFVYICTQSSKIPPFISSEGNNYHFISRMTMHVAMHNFKNSVTPMQGIPVNRNIFHEAGEIEKSSRRRSPLLENNNILIQKALPEAPVTIQEKESSSIIFSCIQKNRDYKLLNKLASFMTKKLQN
- the LOC141719851 gene encoding uncharacterized protein LOC141719851 isoform X2, producing MLIFSISQSSRLQLIFVYICTQSSKIPPFISSEGNNYHFISRMTMHVAMHNFKNSVTPMQGIPVNRNIFHEAGEIEKSSRRRSPLLENNNILIQKALPEAPVTIQEKESSSIIFSCIQKNRDYKLLNKHLS